Within the Salvia hispanica cultivar TCC Black 2014 chromosome 4, UniMelb_Shisp_WGS_1.0, whole genome shotgun sequence genome, the region tataattaacaaatacatacatgtaaaaacaaaatacttaaatatttttacaaacaAAACCTGTGAATAATCCTTGTATATACTCTTGAAATTAATAAGCAGACAGAGGTCTTAActaattacttttatattcCTACTAAATCGTATAGAATTCTAGccaaaatgtaaaaaaaaaaaaatagagaatctaaaattatgtagccattttatttaaatgctactactattaaatattcttGAATTATTCGTTATAGTTAAAAATGGCACGCCTTCACTTAGCATGCATCCTAACCCGATCTAGAAACCCATCAAGACCTACCATACGTATAACTGGCAATTGCTCTGATTATAAATGTAGGCTATATATAAAGGTACgtaattcttttaaaaataaaaataaaagtaatttttttttttcatatcaaTCTAAGATAGATGACTTAGCTACTCTACCAAACTACCACGGTTGATGTTGCGAGGCCAAATGCGCAGTAATATATAGGTTCGTGCTTGAGCACCTTTTTAGGGCATCTAATGGGTGGCCGATACGAGCCccccattttaatttaatttcttttattaatatgttaatattttttccatcgatatatactccctccgtcggtCGCAAATTAAAGTTTTACTATTATCCACCTCAACTTTATGGGTGTGACTAATTTAAGAAACTAAAACTATTTCTTCGTTTCCtcatagttgaatcattttttcattataaaaagTTTTCTTATGGTTGAGTCATTTATATACTACccccgttttttaaaaattgcaaCTCTTTCCTTTATATTCCGTTCCTCAAAAATAGCAACTTtcaaactttccattttaagaaatttttacACCCTTAATAAAGTGGACCCGATTCACTAACATTAATTTcgttacttttttttctccctctctcttactttaccaatttttttctctctctctcttattttacctcttattctctcatactttaccaatttttctccccctctctcttactttaccaaattatgcattaaaactcgtgtcatttcaaacctccctatttttaaaaaacggaggtagtatatagtaataaatactattttttactcactctaattttattctctctactttattcactttctactCTATCatctatacattttttttctatccacttaacacactaaatattcatttcttaaattcaGAAAAGTATTGCCTCAATTATAAGGGAACTAAGGGAGTACTACTCTACAATTTAGGACACACGAAAGATGTCATTAAGTTAAAgataaattatcttaatcttttaACACTATTTTCTTGGACActtttaatttgcattttctaatttcaatatagattttaatattgaaTACGCTTTATGAAACGTAAGTGGTATATTTATAAACACAAATTAGcgttattatttatattaaaaatatagtatttcacattattttttataatgtaactATGATTATGTACATGAAACTAGTTGCAGTATTATACATTATATGTATACACATATAGCTCAAACTATGCagttgataaagtaaaatgatTTCTTATGACTTTAAACTATTCTTATTTTCTGATAACTAGGACATCCCTCTTTTTGTTACACAGGGGAAAGGCTAGTCCTCagtattttaatgatttaatttgtgtttatttaaaaagaatgaaGTCAATATATTCCTGTCTCTCTCCTAGGCAGgaataaattgaatgaaaatgGGCAAGCTGAGAAGTTTCCTGGGTGGGGTGGAGGAGACACCCCACCACCAAGAAAATAACCTGCATATATTCACTCACACACCTACACTATCACATACACATACAGATATACACATACATTCAATACATACACACTCTttttttctccctctctctaaAATTGTGTCttgttttttcttcctttctttctACTCGCGAGAAAGGTGAAGTATTACTAGAAGATGAGAAATGATATGAGAGCATCATCACGCCCAATCCAACCCTCGCTTTTCCCAATCCCAATCCCAATCGATGCCGtgattttttcctctctctaaatctcaattccctctctctctcccctaACCCTAAATTGATGCTCAATTagaatcacaatcacaatcacaatcatgTCTTTCCATCCTCGGCCTTACAGTCACAGCAGCTACGGAGAGGCGGAAGATCCAGACGACGGCAGGAGGAGCGGCGGCGAAGGCAGCAGCTCCGGCATAGCGGCGGCGCAGGTGCAGCGGGAGCACATGTTCGACAAGGTGGTGACGCCGAGCGACGTGGGGAAGCTGAACCGGCTGGTGATTCCGAAGCAGCACGCGGAGAAGTACTTCCCCCTGGACTCGGCCGCGAACGAGAAGGGTTTGCTCCTCAACTTCGAGGACCGCAACGGCAAGCCCTGGCGCTTCCGCTACTCCTACTGGAACAGCAGCCAGAGCTACGTCATGACCAAGGGCTGGTCCCGCTTCGTCAAGGACAAGAAGCTCGACGCCGGCGACATCGTCTCCTTCCAGCGCGGCGCCGGCGACCTCCCCAAGGACCGCCTCTTCATCGACTGGCGCCGCCGCCCCGACGCCCCCGCCGATCTCCCCCACCACTTCTCcttccaccaccaccaccgctgGAGCCCCCTATTCATCCCCCCTCCCCCGCCTCCGCCGCGAGTCCTccaccaccactaccaccaccccATGGCATACGGAAGCGTGGTGAACGGAAGCCCTTGCCCCCCGGGCTCGATAGTGTACTTGAGAGGAAGCGGCATCGCGGCGGCGCAGGGCCAAAGAGAGATGGTTTTCGAGTCGGTGCCGGTGGTCCAAGGAAAAGCAGCAGCCAAGCGACTCCGGCTGTTCGGCGTCAACATGGACTGTCCCATTTCCGAGTCAGACGACCACCGCCAGCTGTTGGCGGCGCCCCCCTCTCCCCCGCCGCAGGATCACGACAAAGGGAAGGGATCCATCTCTTTGGAATTGGATATTTAGGTAACACATCAACACTAACAATCAATTGAATTGATTCTCACATCACACATTTTGGcttgttattttatgtttttcccTTACAATTGCTAACAAAAATTGCAGAATTATCCCTTTTGTCTTAATTATCTCTCTTCCACACCAACAACTGCTGCTGCGCTCCCAGCTTTTGGAGGTACATCTATAACTATCATCACCTATCTTTATTTCCTTCCATTTatcatcaattttcttttctcctcttctgcttttttccttcttttacttttcatcAATTCTTTCTCCCATTCACTCTAATTCCTAGCCCCCTCAGCTTCAGATTTTGCATGCTATGGACTAATGAGTGTGATGATTAGTTTCCACAATTTACAactttgatttgaatttaaaacgTGATGTGATTGGGTCCACAGATGTGTTCTTGTTAAAAGGAAATACATTGAGACATGGAAATATACTAAGTTGGGGTCTCATCTTTTAGATGTCTAAAACTCACTAGAGATGTTTTTCTTCGTTTTTTTATACTTCGGCCCGAGGGGGGACCTTGTGAATTGAATGGTCGACATTAGGGTAGATGCTTAATTTGAGTATCTGTATGCatataatgaataattttaaatcaagCATGCTGCACACAGACACATAATATTGTGCCTAACATTTGCGACTAATTCAGTTTGaatatatactaaaatatgtcgtgtatgtgtgtgtggttTCAGATAATGCAAAGAAGGGAatttgaagagagagaggggaaatTAAGGTATGTATGTAggtgatggaaaaataattatgtggAGATAGAAGGTTTATTAGTTTGATACGATAGTGAGCGGAAGAAGAGAAATTCAATACTTCCTCTTAATGAAAACTTGTAGCTGTATATAATTGGGAATTTGGTCCCTACAGCTgaaaagagtatatatatatcatctCCACACATGATGTTAAATGGTCAATTAAGAAGAAACCGATGTTTCCTCTTCGACTGGACAATATCAATTTTCGTCATGTCAATTGTGGCTGTGGccctatttttatttcataaagaTTGTGCATTTTCATTTAGGACCAAATATTTCATGTTAGTTACGATGCCGAATATTGCAGCTAGATAATGGAAAATTCCACCATTTTTTAGATATATTTCCATTGAGATTTAATCTTTTGATTTGGTCAAGACAATAAGGAGACAATCGATTTacaaggtttttttttttaccattaattaagataaatagtatataactatataaaataatacatgaAGACGCTTCCCTATATATGAttctattttgggatgtcAAAATGTGTTAGATTTATAAATCTCCACCTATAGGGACCTAGTGCAATCTGTGACCTTTATTTCTACTTCTGGTATTAGCTACTTCAATAAGAAGTGAATAGTTTTTT harbors:
- the LOC125223922 gene encoding B3 domain-containing protein Os03g0120900-like; this translates as MSFHPRPYSHSSYGEAEDPDDGRRSGGEGSSSGIAAAQVQREHMFDKVVTPSDVGKLNRLVIPKQHAEKYFPLDSAANEKGLLLNFEDRNGKPWRFRYSYWNSSQSYVMTKGWSRFVKDKKLDAGDIVSFQRGAGDLPKDRLFIDWRRRPDAPADLPHHFSFHHHHRWSPLFIPPPPPPPRVLHHHYHHPMAYGSVVNGSPCPPGSIVYLRGSGIAAAQGQREMVFESVPVVQGKAAAKRLRLFGVNMDCPISESDDHRQLLAAPPSPPPQDHDKGKGSISLELDI